GACCAGTTGGGCCACCAAAACCGGGGATTTCGCTGGTGCCAGCCAACTCATCTTTATTGATAAACATGCGTGGCAATCCGAAACGCTTACCTTTAAGCGTGCCAGCTTGAGCGGCAAGATCCAAATAAGAATGTGGGCGTACGCTTGATGCTTTGGGAATTTCAACCCAAGGTTGCAAGCGCCATAAGTCACCGCGAGTTATTGGGTCGTCGGCAACAATCACGTCAAGCACTTCTAGCATGTCTGCCATGGTACGAGTGTAAGGCACTACCACATCCATCGTCGGTGTTAATGGCCAGTTACCGCGCACAGAAATCACCCCGCGAGACGGAGTATAAGCACACAAACCGTTATTTGATGCAGGGCCACGGCCGCTCGACCATGTCTCTTCGGCTAAGCCAAAAGCAGAATAACTTGCCGCAGTGCCAGTACCGGCACCATTGGACGAACCCGAAGCGAAAGGCGCGGTAAGATAGTTTGCGTTGTATGGACTTTCGGCACGGCCATAATGACCGCGCTGCATACCACCATTAGCCATAGGCGGCATATTGGTTTTGCCGATACATATTGCACCACCTTTACGCAGCTGCTCAACGGCAAATGCATCATATTGAGCTACTAAATCTTTAAACGCAGGGCTGCCCGACGCGGCCGTTAACCCCTTAACCAAATAGCTGTCTTTTACAGTATAAGGAATGCCGTCAAGTGGGCTCAGTGTTTCGCCACGAGCCCTTCGCGCATCTGACGCCTCGGCTTCTTTTAGCGCATCTTGATTGCGCACTACCAATGCATTTAGCTTGGTTTGTGTCGCTGGGCCGTCATAAGCATCAACTCGCGCTAAATATGACTTAACCAGTTCAACCGCTGTAGTACGGCCTGATTCGAGCGCTGCACGCAACTCGGAAATAGAAATCTCAGTGACTTCGAACATGTTAAAACCTCTTCTTGAAAGGCAATTGTGTGGCAGGTTAATTGCTCTTAAAGATAAATATCGTGAAAGACAGTGACTAAATATTCACTGTCTTTCTTTTGGTTTTTGTTTTTGTTTTGTCTTGTTTTAGGCTTTTATTTATTGTCCAGAGGGGATCTGCTGGGTAATACAATGAATATTACCGCCGCCTAATAAGATTTCACGCGCAGGTACACCGACAATCTCATACTCTGGGAAAATGTCCTGCAACTTTTGCGCAGCGATATCATCTGTTGCAGGGTCAAGCAGTGGGAACACAATGCGCTGATTGGTAATCAAAAAGTTCACGTAAGAACCCGCTAAGCGCTCACCCGCCGTGCGTGGTACACCCGTGCCCTCTTCTACGCCTTGGGCTTCTTCTTCGGTGCAGTACAACGGACCCGGTTGTGGCATTAAATGAATTTTTAACTTACGACCTTGTGCATCTACCGCATTTTGTAACACATCTAAAGCCGCTTTTGAGCGAAGATATTGCGGATCGGCTTCATCATCAGTCCAATGCAAAATAACTTCGCCTGGGCGAGCAAAACAGCACATATTATCAATGTGTCCATCGGTCTCATCCATGTACACGCCATCTTCCAACCAGATAAACTGCTGCACATTTAAATACTCAGACAAATAAGCTTCTATCTGTTCACGAGTCAAATCGGGGTTGCGATTGCTGTTCAATAAACACTCGGCACTGGTCATGCAGGTGCCTTCACCGTCGACATGAATCGAGCCACCTTCAAGAATAAGCGGCGCGCGATAAGCCTCAAAACCATGTTGTGCATTCATCTGCTGTGCAACTTGCTCGTCTTTATCCCACGGAGAGTATAAACCACCGTTATGGCCACCCCAGGCATTAAAGCCCCAATCAATACCGCGGCATTCGCCCTTGGCATTAACGACGACTGTTGGGCCTGTATCACGAGCCCAGCAATCGTCACTATCGATTTCAACCAAAGTAACGTGAGCAGGCATAACCGTTTTTGCCTGTGTTAAAAATGCTTTAGGAACGCCCATATATACCGGCGTGACAGCACCAATGGCATCGGCAACGTTTGCAAATGTTGCTTGAGCATAAGCCCCAGCAGAGCGCCAGTTGTCTGGACGATGTGGCCAAAGCATCCACACAGCTTGCTGCGCCGCCCATTCTGCTGGCATGTGAAAACCATCTTGTGATGGCTTTGTAGATAATGGTGTGGCATCCACAGTCACGTTTGTCATGAGTCTTGTCTCCAGTAATGCTGAAAAACTATAAAGATTGAGCGCCCTAAACAGAGGACGACAGAAAAGAAATAAACCTACTATCAATTAAATGAATAAATCGAATTACCGCATGTATCACGCGGATAGTTAGGTCAAAATTGCCACGTCTTCACTAAGTGAGCTTTAGCTTGGTTGAAATATTACTGCATATCATATCATTTAAGACTGCTTGGGCTAAATAGTTGTATGCAGCTCATCGAGGAGAATCTTTAAGGTAAGGAAGTTGCAAATTTATTGCTCAATAGATAAGTGCAAGTGCAAGCACGGCATAGACCATAAATGATGTACATATCGGCTGGCAATGGGTCTCCTTTTGCCCAAACACCGAAAAATAGCGCTATCGATTATCTGCAGTCGGCTTTTTGAGTAACTTACGCTGTAACGTTCTGCGGTGCATGCCAAGTTGGCGGGCGGTTTCTGATACGTTACCACTATTGTTGGCGAGCACTTGTTGAATATGTTCCCATTCTAAGCGTTTTGGGTTTAGCGGTTGCTCTACGATATCGTCGTGGCCTGAGGCTTTAGCTGTGACCATCAATGCCTTTAACAGCGTTTGAGTATCGACAGGTTTTGCCAAATAGTTGTCTGCGCCTAATCTAATGGCTTCTACTGCGGTGGCGATACTGGCAAAGCCGGTTAACAATACCATTTGCACTTGGGGTAAAAGCAGCCTCAATGGCTTAATTAACGACAAGCCATTACTCTCTGCCAGCTTCATGTCTAGCACAATATGACTTGGGGCAAACTGCCTAGCCATGAGTAAACTGTCGCTGGCGTTATGACAAGCTTTGCACTCAAATCCATGACGAGTAAGACGGCGAGCTAAAATAGTCGCTAAGGAAACGTCATCTTCAATTATCAGTAATTTATTCATCTACGTCTCAATTTAACCCAATATGCTACAACAAAGGCTTTTATTACGTTTAGGTTCATTCATCTTGGTTATCAATCTTGGTAGTCGACCTAGCACTGAGTGGCAAAGTTACAATAGCTTCGGTACCGCCCTGTGGATGTGGTTTAAGGTATAATTTACCGCCTAAACGCTCAAAGCTGGTATGGCTTAATAATACCGCTATTCCCATGCCTTTGGGGCTTTTGACCATGTTATTACCTAATGTTTGTAATAAATGAGTTGCTATACCGATACCATAGTCACGAATAATGATACTTAACTCTTGTGATTGAGGTGACCACTGCGACAGACTAATATGGATATCAACTTTTGCAGACTGTTGGTTATCT
This region of Shewanella livingstonensis genomic DNA includes:
- the aguA gene encoding agmatine deiminase; translation: MTNVTVDATPLSTKPSQDGFHMPAEWAAQQAVWMLWPHRPDNWRSAGAYAQATFANVADAIGAVTPVYMGVPKAFLTQAKTVMPAHVTLVEIDSDDCWARDTGPTVVVNAKGECRGIDWGFNAWGGHNGGLYSPWDKDEQVAQQMNAQHGFEAYRAPLILEGGSIHVDGEGTCMTSAECLLNSNRNPDLTREQIEAYLSEYLNVQQFIWLEDGVYMDETDGHIDNMCCFARPGEVILHWTDDEADPQYLRSKAALDVLQNAVDAQGRKLKIHLMPQPGPLYCTEEEAQGVEEGTGVPRTAGERLAGSYVNFLITNQRIVFPLLDPATDDIAAQKLQDIFPEYEIVGVPAREILLGGGNIHCITQQIPSGQ
- a CDS encoding response regulator transcription factor, with the protein product MNKLLIIEDDVSLATILARRLTRHGFECKACHNASDSLLMARQFAPSHIVLDMKLAESNGLSLIKPLRLLLPQVQMVLLTGFASIATAVEAIRLGADNYLAKPVDTQTLLKALMVTAKASGHDDIVEQPLNPKRLEWEHIQQVLANNSGNVSETARQLGMHRRTLQRKLLKKPTADNR
- a CDS encoding amidase, which produces MFEVTEISISELRAALESGRTTAVELVKSYLARVDAYDGPATQTKLNALVVRNQDALKEAEASDARRARGETLSPLDGIPYTVKDSYLVKGLTAASGSPAFKDLVAQYDAFAVEQLRKGGAICIGKTNMPPMANGGMQRGHYGRAESPYNANYLTAPFASGSSNGAGTGTAASYSAFGLAEETWSSGRGPASNNGLCAYTPSRGVISVRGNWPLTPTMDVVVPYTRTMADMLEVLDVIVADDPITRGDLWRLQPWVEIPKASSVRPHSYLDLAAQAGTLKGKRFGLPRMFINKDELAGTSEIPGFGGPTGQRINTRASVIDLCEAARKALVAAGAEVIEVDFPLVSNCEGDRPGAPTVYNRGIVTPEFLEDELWELSGWALDEFLRANNDPKLNKLADVNGHLIFPHDLGTLPNREGDLAAGMDEYVNMAKRGLKSYNQIDSVPDGLRGLEKTRKLDLEDWMDELKLDAVLFPTVADVGPADAHVNPASADIAWSNGIWVANGNLAIRHLGVPTVTVPMGVMADIGMPVGLTFAGRAYDDNNLLSFASAFESTGNKREIPPRAPALGE